A window of the Gossypium hirsutum isolate 1008001.06 chromosome A03, Gossypium_hirsutum_v2.1, whole genome shotgun sequence genome harbors these coding sequences:
- the LOC107886040 gene encoding glucan endo-1,3-beta-glucosidase → MHHSPSTSHLVMLISFFLASKLLLFPGMEFMNIPHDFKDRRGNDFIRSVFFKKNLGVEGTIGFNYGIVASNLPPPAQVAHFLLESTIISRVRLFDADSNILKAFAHTGIAVSVTVPNDEIPRLTKLNFAQQWVENNIQPYTPNTNIVRILVGNEVLSTANKLLIGSVVPAMQNLHSALFEASLDRRIQVSTPHSLGIISNSSPPSTAMFRQGYDTYVLKPLLSFLRATNSPFMVNPYPFFGCSLDTLDFALFRPNAGVLDENTGHVYTNMFDAQLDSVFSAMKFLGFDDVEIVIAETGWPSMGDSTQVGVDAKSAAEYNGNLIRHVISGAGTPLMPNRTFETYIFALFNEDLKEGPTCERNFGLFHTNMTPVYDNRILQRTTAAAAANFHPVTCLLVITIGFLVLAINHHGEI, encoded by the coding sequence ATGCATCATTCACCATCTACCTCCCATTTGGTAATGCTAATTTCGTTTTTTCTGGCATCAAAATTACTACTCTTCCCAGGTATGGAATTTATGAATATTCCACATGATTTCAAGGATAGAAGAGGTAATGATTTCATTAGgtctgttttttttaaaaaaaatctaggaGTCGAAGGGACAATTGGGTTCAACTATGGCATCGTCGCTAGCAACCTCCCTCCACCAGCTCAAGTGGCGCATTTCCTTTTAGAATCCACCATCATCAGCCGCGTTCGGTTGTTTGACGCCGACTCCAACATTCTAAAAGCCTTTGCCCACACCGGCATTGCCGTCTCTGTAACTGTTCCAAATGATGAAATTCCTCGCCTTACCAAACTGAATTTTGCTCAACAATGGGTGGAAAACAATATCCAACCTTACACACCGAACACAAATATCGTCCGTATTTTAGTAGGCAATGAAGTACTATCAACAGCAAACAAATTGTTGATAGGAAGTGTAGTTCCTGCTATGCAAAATCTCCACTCTGCCCTTTTCGAAGCTTCATTAGATCGTAGAATCCAAGTCTCCACACCGCACTCTTTAGGCATTATCTCAAATTCAAGCCCACCGTCGACCGCAATGTTTCGACAAGGATACGACACTTATGTACTTAAACCCTTGCTTAGCTTCCTTAGAGCTACAAATTCACCTTTTATGGTAAACCCATATCCATTTTTTGGTTGCTCACTTGATACACTCGATTTTGCCTTGTTTCGGCCTAATGCTGGAGTGTTGGATGAAAACACAGGGCATGTTTACACAAATATGTTCGATGCTCAGTTAGATTCGGTCTTTTCGGCCATGAAATTCTTAGGATTTGATGATGTCGAGATTGTTATAGCTGAAACCGGTTGGCCATCGATGGGGGACTCCACCCAAGTTGGTGTTGATGCAAAGAGTGCAGCTGAGTACAACGGCAACTTGATACGACACGTAATATCTGGTGCTGGCACACCACTAATGCCCAACCGCACATTTGAGACCTACATTTTTGCGCTTTTCAATGAGGATCTCAAGGAAGGGCCCACATGTGAGAGAAATTTTGGGCTATTCCACACAAATATGACACCCGTTTATGACAACCGGATCCTACAGCGCACGACAGCTGCTGCTGCTGCCAATTTTCACCCTGTTACGTGTTTGTTGGTCATTACCATTGGCTTTCTAGTTCTAGCAATCAATCATCATggtgaaatataa